Genomic window (Pirellulales bacterium):
CATCGAATGCCCGTTCGCAGTTCGCCCAGTCCCGTATTCACTGCGTCGCGACCCCAACCGAATACCCGCTCGGCACGCCGCGGACTGCCGTCACAATACTTCACGGCGACCTCCGCCTGAAACTGTCACCGGCGATCCAGCCGATTGCGAATCGTGGAGCACATCGACTTGTATACGACCCAGTTCAATTAATCCATCAACCGCAAATCCGCGATAGCGATAAATTACCGCGGCAAAGGGTCGTGGACCGCGCATCAGCCGCGTTCCGCGTTGACGGCCAATCTGTGCCTGCCATGCCTCAAATAAATCTGCTCCTCGTTCTTGCAATGTGGCTGTTGCCATCAATGAAACCTCCAAACCTATGTAGGAACGAAACAGGTAACGGGATTAACAAAGACCAGCGAAATGCTGACCATCAGCGGAGTTACTCAAGAGTTCGAGCAAAGGAAGGCGGCAAATTCGCCGCAAAAGGCGCTTCAGGCAAATGACTGAGTACGTCGCGTCGCCGAACCGCTAACGGACCTGCATCCACTGGTTGTGACGCAAATCCGCCGAAAATTCAGTTCGCCTGGACATCGTCTGTCCAACCTCCCCGCTATGCTCACCGCGGCCCGTGGAGCTCAGGAAATTGGGACGAGGACCCCACTTGCAATGCCGACGCGATCCGATATTTTGAACGGCTTCTCATCCACCCGTTTGGAGAATGGGGCCTTGTCCGAGCGAAACGACCCGCCGCTGATCCGCCAGTGGATCCTGCTGAAAGCGCTGGCCGCGAGTCACTACGGCTGCACCGTCGAAGAGCTCGCCCAAGCCGCCGGCGTCAGCATCAAAACCATCCGCCGCGACCTCATCGCCTTCACCGTCGCGGGCTTTCCGATCGAAGAATCTCTCGGCGATCATGGCCGCAAACATTGGAAGCTCGGTTCCAACGGCTACGCCCCGCAAACAAAAAGACGGCAGCCTTCTCGCCGAGTTCCAACTCAGTAGCATCGAGGAAATCAAGCGATGGGTGCTCAGCTTCGGAAGAAATGCGGTCGTGCTGGAGCCGGAAGAGCTGCGGAGAGATTTAGCCTCCGAGATTTCTGCAATGCGATCCGCTTATCTTCCGCGGCGAAAGGTCAAGCAATGAATACGGATGCCGTGCAAAGCAACGCGCCGAAGAACATTCGCGCCGGCTCATGTCCGCCTGTGGACAATGGTCGTGTTCAAGGTCAAGTCCAACGCCGCCGCATATCGCTCAAGGGTCAGCAGCGTCGGATTTGCGGTCTTGTCGTTTTCCAACCGCGACAGCGCCGAACGCCGCAACCCAGACCGCTCCTCGACATCGGCCAACGACATTCCGCGCCGCTCCCGTTCGGCGCGCAGCCGAGCAATCGCTTCATCGACCTCGCGCCGCATCGCCACCCATGCCTGCTTGGCAATCCGCCCTTCGCGCCGAATCTCACCCGCCTCAGCCTCGACCTGCCGGCGCACCGCCGCCACTCGCTCCGCCTCGTCGGCCGTCAGCGAACGATAGACTCGCGTGGCTTTCTTACGTGGTTTATTCATCCACTTCAAACGCAGTTACGGGTAAAACTTCAATCTTATCCGGACCGGTGTACTCAAAAATACACGCCAGAAACTTCCCGGTGCTGGTCGGCCCAAACACGATCGGAAACCCCGACGACCGACTGTGCTGCACCGACCCGGCATTCAGCACGACTTCCTCAAACTCCTCCGGCGTCACACCATGCTGGGCAATGTACGCGATTAATTCGTCATTCCAAACGAACAGAACATGCGGCATGGTCGTTCACATATATGTTAACAGTAACTCACGGATTAAGCCAGTCAAATCAGCCGCGGGCGACTTCAAGCCGCCCGCGGCAAAATGTGGCCGCGGATGAAATCAGCCGCGGAAATGGATGTCACTGCGGTTAGTAACTCCACCGCAAAATCAGCTTCAATTAGGCCGGCTACTTGCAATTCACCGGAAGTATATTATTCTCCTCATACTCCTCTACATAATCATAAGGCAAATCATAGTGGACTTCGACCGATTCTTCCAGGCGATGACCGGAAATCGACCGCTGTCTTGGCAGCGGCGGTTATTCGATAGCGTTGTCAAGGACGAAGGCCGTTTTCCGTCGGTTATCGACTTGCCGACCGGCCTCGGAAAAACCATGATCATGGCGATCTGGTTGATCGTCCGTGCTCTACGTCCTAAAAAAGCCCCAACGCGGCTGGTCTACGTTGTTGATCGGCGAACCGTCGTCGATCAAGCAACCGATATTGCCAATGCGTTCGCCTTTCTGCTCGCTCCAGACGGCGCGCCAGAATTCAAAGCATTTGCAGATCAAAACCCGGAGCTAGCCGAACGGAAGAAACACTACGCCGAAGCCCTTCAACAACTCCGTAAGCAGATTAAGCTTGGCGACAACGGCCTTGCCGTCTCCACCCTTCGCGGGCAACTCGCCGACAACCGCGAATGGTCGCGCGATCCATCCCGGCCGGCGATCATCATCGGCACGGTCGATCTTATCGGCTCAGCGTTGCTATTCTCCGGATACCGGTCCAGTTTTAAGCGTCGCCCGCTCGAAGCTGGTTTACTCGGTCAGGATTCGCTGCTCGTACTGGACGAGGCGCATCTATCACAGCCATTTGAAAAACTGCTCATCGGAGAAAAGACCAATGACGGAAGTTGCCAGAAAGGCATTGAACCGTTTCAAGCGGGGCAGGGCAAACCAATGTGCGTCATCCGCATGTCGGCAACGTCCACAACCGATTCAACGACCGGTGTATTCAGGCTTGAAGGCGACTTTGAAAACCGAACCGGCGACTTTGCCGACGACACCGTCTATGACCGATACAAAGCTCCCAAACACCTGAGGATTGTCCGGCTTGGCGAGAAGGAGAAACTAACCGATCGGCTTTATCGTAAAGCGATTAAACTGGCCGATAGACTGGCCGAGAATAAATCACTTCGCGGCAAACGAATCGTCGTTTTCGTTCGCAGGCCAGACGATGCTAAAGAGATTGCCGGAAAGATTCGCGACCACGAAAAACCAAGAAAATCCAAGTCCAATCCAGATCCTAAAGGCCCATACGTCGATTCGGTTGAAGTCCTCACAGGCACGATGCGCGGCCTGGAAC
Coding sequences:
- a CDS encoding DeoR family transcriptional regulator, with product MPTRSDILNGFSSTRLENGALSERNDPPLIRQWILLKALAASHYGCTVEELAQAAGVSIKTIRRDLIAFTVAGFPIEESLGDHGRKHWKLGSNGYAPQTKRRQPSRRVPTQ
- a CDS encoding WYL domain-containing protein encodes the protein MAANIGSSVPTATPRKQKDGSLLAEFQLSSIEEIKRWVLSFGRNAVVLEPEELRRDLASEISAMRSAYLPRRKVKQ
- a CDS encoding helix-turn-helix transcriptional regulator: MNKPRKKATRVYRSLTADEAERVAAVRRQVEAEAGEIRREGRIAKQAWVAMRREVDEAIARLRAERERRGMSLADVEERSGLRRSALSRLENDKTANPTLLTLERYAAALDLTLNTTIVHRRT